In one Culex quinquefasciatus strain JHB chromosome 2, VPISU_Cqui_1.0_pri_paternal, whole genome shotgun sequence genomic region, the following are encoded:
- the LOC119767060 gene encoding uncharacterized protein LOC119767060, which translates to MEMIPQSRSPVLSAVRARTGQGLSGVDELLPFLKLPTLAVDPERYEDEVPHAKPSLEPSPAFIPTVRPYSATDLNTSTLNLTCALERPLTHLWPVIVFNTRVNVQNGDRRNNLIWE; encoded by the coding sequence ATGGAGATGATTCCGCAGAGCAGGAGCCCTGTCCTGTCTGCCGTTAGAGCTCGGACTGGCCAAGGCTTGTCTGGTGTGGATGAACTGCTCCCGTTTTTGAAACTGCCAACACTTGCAGTGGATCCCGAAAGGTACGAGGACGAAGTGCCGCACGCAAAACCATCACTCGAACCGTCGCCAGCGTTCATCCCAACGGTTCGTCCGTACAGTGCCACCGACTTAAACACATCCACCCTCAATCTCACCTGTGCCCTTGAACGCCCCTTGACGCACCTGTGGCCGGTGATCGTGTTCAACACCCGGGTGAACGTGCAAAATGGCGACCGCCGGAACAACCTGATATGGGAGTAG